The uncultured Hyphomonas sp. genome includes a window with the following:
- a CDS encoding fumarylacetoacetate hydrolase family protein, which produces MKLATINNCTHLITEAGGVDIARASGGRFSADMKALLAQLSDLRAWADDADIAFDPGLAEARLLEDLSPLDAPISNPDQLFAIGLNYRAHSEETGLDVPDEPMVFTKFASSIGKPGADIVLPTLTCDWEVELVAVIGKGGRNISEAEALDHIAGYCVGQDVSERTLQFANTPAQFSFAKSYPNFAPIGPWITTPDELSVDQLKIGCRHQAAILQDGNTAQMIFSVAMLVSYLSKVCELRTGDLIFTGTPDGVGLGYKPPRYIEPGWVIESEIEGLGRISNRFEAAS; this is translated from the coding sequence ATGAAGCTTGCGACCATCAACAATTGCACACATCTGATCACCGAAGCTGGAGGCGTCGATATTGCGCGCGCCTCTGGTGGGCGGTTCTCAGCAGATATGAAAGCGCTGCTCGCCCAGTTAAGCGATTTGCGTGCCTGGGCTGACGACGCAGACATTGCGTTTGACCCAGGTCTCGCCGAAGCGCGCTTACTGGAAGACCTTAGCCCGCTCGATGCACCCATCAGCAATCCAGATCAGTTGTTTGCAATTGGCTTGAACTACCGCGCCCATAGCGAGGAGACGGGGTTGGACGTTCCGGACGAACCGATGGTCTTCACCAAATTCGCATCATCGATTGGCAAGCCTGGCGCGGATATTGTTTTGCCGACTTTGACCTGTGACTGGGAAGTGGAACTCGTCGCCGTGATCGGCAAAGGCGGGCGAAACATCTCGGAGGCGGAAGCGCTCGACCATATTGCGGGTTATTGTGTGGGGCAGGACGTCTCCGAACGCACGCTGCAATTTGCAAATACACCGGCGCAATTCAGTTTCGCGAAGAGCTACCCGAATTTCGCCCCGATAGGTCCGTGGATTACGACGCCAGACGAATTGTCCGTGGATCAGCTGAAGATCGGATGCCGTCATCAAGCTGCAATATTGCAAGACGGTAACACGGCGCAGATGATTTTCAGTGTCGCGATGCTTGTCAGTTATTTGTCCAAAGTGTGCGAACTAAGAACAGGTGATCTTATTTTTACCGGGACGCCTGATGGCGTTGGTCTGGGCTACAAGCCACCAAGGTACATTGAGCCGGGCTGGGTGATTGAGTCAGAAATCGAAGGTCTTGGTCGGATTTCGAACCGTTTTGAGGCGGCGTCGTGA
- a CDS encoding polysaccharide deacetylase family protein — protein sequence MTEPSAHIISLTFDNFGEAFDLQNDRHPDGVSLGMHASAKVLPEILDHLEEVGLKATFFVEGWNAEHYGGSLALMAERGHEVSLHGWRHEHWSNQSESDRRSVLESCITAFDAIGLTPAGLRPPGGVSTPDTAALLNEFGLLYESSLGDTVTVSPEIVTLPFLWPHVDALYFEPLLANGRARLLGQPDVADVSVWEAALWSLFHSDTSGASYRAVIFHPYLLASDPCQMQVFKAFTECLSDWTHGSWLPCRAVADFARTNPHWVSDLRHSQKTPDRADLLSAF from the coding sequence GTGACCGAACCCTCTGCGCATATCATTAGTTTGACCTTTGACAATTTTGGCGAGGCGTTTGATCTGCAGAATGATCGGCATCCGGATGGTGTCTCCTTGGGTATGCATGCGTCTGCGAAAGTGCTGCCTGAAATCCTGGACCATCTCGAGGAGGTGGGACTCAAGGCGACGTTCTTTGTAGAAGGCTGGAATGCGGAACACTATGGTGGCTCGCTCGCTCTGATGGCGGAGCGAGGACATGAAGTTTCCCTTCACGGATGGCGGCACGAACATTGGTCAAATCAATCCGAGAGCGATCGAAGATCCGTTCTCGAAAGCTGCATTACGGCCTTTGACGCAATTGGTTTGACGCCAGCAGGATTGCGACCACCCGGCGGCGTGAGCACTCCCGATACAGCAGCTTTGCTGAACGAGTTCGGACTGCTCTACGAGTCGTCACTCGGCGACACCGTCACAGTCAGCCCAGAAATTGTCACGCTTCCTTTTTTGTGGCCGCATGTTGATGCGCTCTATTTCGAGCCGCTGCTTGCGAATGGGCGCGCGCGACTTTTAGGGCAGCCGGATGTCGCAGATGTCTCTGTATGGGAAGCCGCGCTTTGGTCGCTTTTCCATTCTGACACCAGCGGAGCTTCCTATCGCGCGGTGATCTTTCATCCTTACTTGCTCGCGTCTGACCCGTGCCAGATGCAGGTCTTCAAAGCTTTCACCGAATGTCTGTCTGACTGGACTCATGGGTCATGGCTGCCGTGCCGCGCCGTGGCGGACTTTGCGCGTACCAATCCGCATTGGGTGTCCGACCTGCGCCATTCGCAAAAGACGCCGGACCGCGCCGACCTTCTCTCAGCCTTTTAA
- a CDS encoding alpha/beta hydrolase: protein MRLETHILNELHSFRYCGEDAKYALVISHGIGGHGGIYDDFCEHHAAKGVDIWTYDAPGHGRSTTNRPKGQWRFSEWAQASMDYASYVKNLTGLPVFTMGSSLGVGAAISAISHEDVTGSVLMGSIVVPGHPIFNEVGKPFRTEGWSEGVKLLQGAGVLDIRRFFNFDVDYGYKGAQAQKELDPYNTWTYELESWASLWQYEPPKPLSENDKPILYTVGDSDPTFPVDLVRSVAESIGGPVDFVPFENAGHQLMLFQTEKFSTTVHDWALKQI from the coding sequence ATGCGTCTTGAAACCCATATTCTCAATGAATTGCACAGTTTCAGATATTGTGGCGAGGACGCCAAATATGCGCTGGTCATCTCCCATGGCATCGGTGGGCACGGCGGCATCTACGATGATTTTTGCGAGCATCACGCCGCCAAGGGCGTTGATATCTGGACCTATGATGCGCCAGGACACGGACGATCGACCACCAATCGCCCGAAAGGACAATGGCGGTTTTCTGAATGGGCGCAGGCCAGCATGGATTATGCGAGCTATGTCAAAAACCTGACCGGCTTGCCTGTCTTTACAATGGGGTCGAGTCTGGGTGTCGGCGCCGCCATCTCCGCGATCAGCCATGAAGATGTTACCGGCTCGGTATTGATGGGCTCAATCGTTGTGCCAGGCCATCCGATATTCAATGAAGTTGGCAAACCATTTCGCACAGAAGGCTGGTCTGAAGGCGTGAAACTGCTTCAGGGCGCAGGCGTCCTGGATATTCGCCGCTTTTTCAATTTCGACGTAGATTATGGCTATAAAGGCGCGCAGGCGCAGAAGGAATTGGATCCATACAATACGTGGACTTATGAATTAGAAAGCTGGGCAAGTCTGTGGCAATACGAGCCGCCCAAGCCGCTCTCTGAAAACGACAAACCGATCCTGTACACGGTCGGCGATAGCGACCCGACTTTCCCGGTCGATCTCGTCCGATCTGTCGCCGAAAGCATCGGCGGGCCTGTAGATTTCGTGCCATTCGAAAATGCGGGGCACCAGCTGATGCTCTTCCAGACTGAAAAGTTCTCAACCACCGTCCACGATTGGGCGCTGAAGCAAATTTAA
- a CDS encoding VOC family protein, with amino-acid sequence MPANIRANGINHLALSTNSMKEQIEFFSDVLGMELIALYWMHGTEGCWHGFLRLNDKSALAFVFNPANAEAQTLYGVTQPGHMTGPSAPGTMQHVALNVDGMEALLNMRDRIRSRGVNVTGPINHGFANSIYFQGPEDISLEVCTFEECETPVGPKDWIDPEVVEIAGISQEELARYIKPAEYAGKAGAVAQPPFNPNGYNPKMPEEMLKGILAMPDEQVTQMLSEPTPPSQMHKT; translated from the coding sequence ATGCCTGCCAACATCAGAGCCAATGGAATTAATCACCTGGCGCTTTCAACAAACAGCATGAAGGAGCAGATCGAGTTCTTTTCTGATGTGCTAGGGATGGAACTGATCGCGCTTTACTGGATGCATGGCACCGAAGGTTGCTGGCATGGCTTCCTCCGCTTGAACGATAAAAGCGCGCTGGCTTTTGTCTTCAATCCGGCAAATGCTGAGGCTCAAACGCTATATGGTGTCACGCAACCGGGACATATGACGGGACCGTCTGCACCAGGCACCATGCAGCATGTGGCGCTAAACGTAGATGGGATGGAGGCGCTGTTGAACATGCGTGACCGTATTCGGTCGCGGGGCGTGAATGTGACGGGCCCAATCAATCACGGCTTTGCCAACAGCATTTATTTCCAGGGGCCGGAAGACATCAGTCTTGAAGTCTGCACTTTTGAAGAATGTGAGACGCCGGTTGGGCCAAAAGATTGGATAGACCCTGAAGTCGTGGAAATTGCCGGCATCTCTCAGGAAGAACTCGCCCGATATATCAAGCCTGCGGAATACGCCGGTAAAGCAGGCGCCGTCGCGCAACCCCCCTTCAATCCGAATGGGTACAATCCGAAAATGCCGGAAGAAATGCTGAAAGGCATACTTGCAATGCCAGACGAGCAGGTCACGCAAATGCTCAGCGAACCGACGCCGCCGTCTCAGATGCACAAGACCTAA
- a CDS encoding FAD-dependent oxidoreductase produces MRKRIVIVGGGYAGVRMAHGLDELADVTLIEPREAFFHCVAAIRAVVQPALLDRLIIPYDRLLKNGRIIKARAEQISEGCVVLGNGQTVEGDFIIAATGSNYARPFKARSDSIADFRSHQAAAHAAVEAAQTIIVVGAGPVGVELAAEIKFAHPGKSISILAASDEVVPSIASKLSKALQLQIADMGIDVQLGAFVDGVDRTDAPFAGSLHAGGKTYEADLIVPAFGAKPVLPPVECVAASASGRLEVDQWMRPCGYQAVFALGDAADNGDPMTIVAVRRQVSWLLKTVKKLIEGTSVETLPAYTRATKPLLLVPLGQKKGASILPISRSGCLVGPWLTQKVKGKDLFLTDTRKELGYT; encoded by the coding sequence TTGAGGAAAAGGATCGTTATCGTCGGTGGCGGCTATGCTGGCGTGCGCATGGCGCATGGCCTGGACGAACTCGCCGATGTGACCTTGATCGAACCGCGTGAAGCGTTTTTCCACTGCGTGGCCGCGATTCGGGCTGTGGTCCAGCCGGCGCTTCTTGATCGGTTGATCATTCCTTATGACCGTCTGCTGAAGAATGGCAGGATCATCAAGGCGCGTGCCGAACAGATAAGTGAAGGTTGTGTGGTCTTGGGAAATGGCCAGACAGTTGAAGGCGATTTCATTATCGCAGCGACCGGTTCCAACTATGCCCGGCCCTTCAAGGCGCGATCCGATTCGATCGCCGACTTTCGCTCACATCAGGCCGCGGCGCACGCCGCAGTCGAGGCCGCGCAGACCATCATTGTCGTCGGTGCCGGACCCGTGGGTGTGGAACTCGCAGCAGAAATCAAGTTTGCCCATCCTGGAAAGTCGATCTCGATCTTGGCGGCTTCGGATGAAGTGGTGCCCAGCATTGCCTCGAAACTCTCAAAGGCGTTGCAGCTGCAGATTGCAGACATGGGAATTGATGTTCAGCTTGGAGCATTTGTCGATGGGGTGGATAGGACGGACGCCCCCTTCGCCGGGAGCCTTCATGCCGGAGGGAAGACCTACGAGGCCGATCTGATCGTTCCTGCATTTGGTGCAAAACCTGTACTTCCGCCTGTTGAGTGTGTTGCCGCATCGGCTTCCGGGCGCTTGGAAGTCGATCAGTGGATGCGTCCGTGTGGGTATCAAGCGGTCTTTGCTCTGGGAGACGCTGCCGATAATGGTGATCCGATGACTATTGTTGCTGTGCGTCGGCAGGTCAGTTGGCTTCTCAAGACAGTGAAAAAGCTGATTGAGGGTACATCTGTCGAAACACTGCCTGCCTATACACGGGCAACAAAACCCTTGCTGCTGGTTCCATTGGGCCAGAAAAAGGGAGCTAGCATTTTGCCCATCAGCCGCTCAGGCTGCCTGGTCGGGCCGTGGCTGACGCAAAAGGTCAAAGGCAAGGACCTCTTCTTGACGGATACTCGCAAGGAACTCGGATACACGTGA
- a CDS encoding lipid-transfer protein — translation MKICRNDNSGLSKKSSGRTKLLNNVVVAGVGMIPFAKPGGSEPYYVMASKAIRRALENAGIGLEKVQQAYAGYVYGDSTAGQRGLYEVGMTGIPLVNVNNNCTTGSSALFLARQAVESGAVDCAIAFGFEEMERGALGTYFRHLESPMSKFEEVTSELTTEDLPSALRMFGGAGEAHMREFGTKMETFAKIRAKASRHATNNPLAIFRDEVTEEDVMNSPLMWPGVMTRLMACPPTCGAAAAIVTSETFAKKHGLDTSVRIRAQAMTTDVPAAFDARDMREVVGFSMAKNAANQVYEAAGIGPQDIRVAELHDCFAHNELVTYEAIGLCPVGGAEKFVEDGDNTYGGQVVTNPSGGLLSKGHPLGATGLAQCTELVEQLRGKAEKRQVEGAKLALQHNLGLGGACVVTLYEKV, via the coding sequence ATGAAGATCTGTCGCAATGACAATTCTGGGTTGTCGAAGAAAAGTTCAGGGAGAACGAAATTGTTGAACAATGTTGTCGTTGCCGGAGTTGGCATGATCCCATTTGCGAAGCCGGGGGGGAGCGAGCCGTATTATGTCATGGCATCGAAGGCCATCAGGCGGGCGCTTGAGAATGCCGGGATCGGGCTTGAAAAGGTCCAACAGGCCTATGCTGGCTATGTTTATGGCGACTCCACTGCCGGGCAGCGAGGGCTGTACGAAGTTGGCATGACGGGCATCCCGCTGGTCAACGTGAACAATAACTGCACGACCGGATCAAGCGCCCTCTTCCTAGCGCGTCAGGCTGTAGAGTCCGGAGCTGTCGACTGTGCGATTGCCTTCGGCTTCGAGGAAATGGAGCGCGGTGCGCTGGGAACATATTTCCGCCACCTCGAGAGCCCGATGAGCAAGTTCGAGGAGGTTACTTCGGAGCTTACGACTGAAGACCTTCCGTCAGCCCTTCGCATGTTTGGCGGTGCAGGCGAGGCGCATATGCGCGAGTTCGGTACGAAGATGGAAACCTTCGCAAAGATCCGTGCCAAAGCCAGCCGTCACGCTACGAACAACCCGCTCGCGATTTTCCGCGATGAAGTCACAGAGGAGGATGTCATGAACTCTCCGCTCATGTGGCCGGGTGTCATGACGCGGCTGATGGCCTGCCCACCGACCTGCGGAGCGGCTGCGGCTATCGTTACCTCCGAAACTTTCGCTAAAAAGCATGGGCTGGACACCTCCGTGCGCATCCGCGCGCAGGCCATGACGACCGACGTGCCGGCGGCATTTGACGCACGCGACATGCGTGAGGTCGTCGGCTTCAGTATGGCGAAGAATGCAGCAAATCAGGTGTACGAGGCCGCTGGTATCGGTCCGCAGGATATCAGGGTCGCCGAGCTGCATGACTGCTTCGCGCACAATGAACTCGTGACCTATGAAGCGATCGGCCTATGCCCGGTTGGTGGTGCAGAGAAGTTCGTCGAGGACGGAGACAACACTTATGGCGGGCAGGTCGTGACCAATCCGTCGGGCGGTCTGCTCTCCAAAGGCCATCCCTTGGGTGCAACAGGGTTGGCACAATGCACTGAGCTTGTTGAGCAACTACGCGGGAAGGCTGAGAAGCGCCAGGTGGAAGGCGCCAAACTGGCCCTTCAGCACAATCTCGGTCTCGGTGGCGCGTGCGTCGTGACGCTGTACGAGAAAGTCTGA
- a CDS encoding MaoC family dehydratase N-terminal domain-containing protein yields MLDKSLIGHEFEPVTVEVEKGQLKFFAKATGETNAVYFDEDAAHAAGHPSLPAPPTFAFSLSLLSPEPFSTLTLFNVDIGRVLHGEQRFSYSGQIYAGDRITLKQRIRDVYDKKGGALEFIVQETEATNQHAEVVGLSTTVTVVRNG; encoded by the coding sequence ATGCTCGATAAAAGTCTGATCGGGCACGAATTCGAACCGGTTACCGTCGAGGTCGAAAAGGGCCAGCTGAAATTTTTCGCCAAGGCGACCGGCGAGACCAATGCAGTCTATTTCGACGAGGATGCGGCACACGCCGCTGGGCATCCGTCCTTGCCGGCACCCCCGACCTTCGCATTCAGCCTGTCATTGCTGAGCCCTGAGCCGTTTTCCACCCTGACGTTGTTCAATGTCGATATCGGTCGGGTTCTGCACGGTGAGCAGCGGTTTTCATATTCCGGCCAGATCTATGCCGGAGACCGCATTACGCTGAAGCAGCGAATTCGCGATGTCTACGACAAGAAAGGCGGTGCGCTCGAATTCATCGTCCAGGAAACCGAAGCGACGAACCAGCATGCGGAAGTGGTTGGGCTCTCAACCACAGTCACAGTGGTTCGCAACGGGTAA
- a CDS encoding MaoC family dehydratase, which yields MIMTIEFDSVEVGDELPEHVSPEITRHVLALFCGSSGDHNPMHVDIDFAKSSGMPDVFAHGMLSMAYLAQLLTHWVPQSQLREWNVRFLAITPVHVRVKCTGKIIEKFTSDGENLVRLDINAHTDAGSHTLAGEAVIALN from the coding sequence ATGATTATGACGATTGAATTTGATAGTGTTGAAGTGGGCGACGAGCTTCCTGAACATGTGAGCCCCGAAATTACCCGCCACGTGCTCGCCCTGTTTTGCGGCAGCTCGGGAGACCACAACCCGATGCATGTGGACATCGATTTTGCGAAATCGTCCGGCATGCCTGACGTTTTCGCGCACGGCATGCTTTCCATGGCTTACCTGGCACAGCTGCTGACACACTGGGTGCCGCAGTCACAGCTAAGGGAATGGAATGTCCGGTTCCTCGCAATCACGCCCGTTCATGTGCGCGTGAAATGCACCGGGAAAATCATAGAGAAATTTACGTCAGACGGCGAAAATCTGGTTCGCCTCGACATCAATGCGCACACCGACGCTGGCAGCCATACGCTGGCCGGTGAGGCCGTGATTGCACTCAACTAG
- a CDS encoding SDR family oxidoreductase: protein MSKLEGKVALISGSGRGIGRELALRLASEGAQVVVNDLDEAPAAEVVSTIKEMGGNAVACVGNVTAPDFGDRFVQAALESFNGIDIIVNNAGYTWDSVIQKMTDEQFQAMLDVHLIAPFRILRAASEPIRVFSKQEAARGEEVFRKVVNISSMAGTGGNPGQANYSSAKAALVGLTKTLSKEWGRYKVNVNCVAYGVIDTRLTQSIEKSGGTVEIDGKQLAVGVPEAMRASLKTMVPIGRAGTTEEAAGAIHFFCSPDSNYVSGQVLLVGGGFSI, encoded by the coding sequence ATGTCGAAACTCGAAGGAAAAGTCGCACTTATCTCGGGCTCGGGGCGCGGTATCGGCCGGGAGCTGGCCCTCCGTCTCGCCAGCGAAGGCGCGCAAGTTGTGGTCAACGATCTCGACGAGGCGCCCGCGGCTGAAGTCGTCAGCACGATCAAGGAAATGGGCGGCAACGCGGTCGCCTGTGTCGGCAATGTCACGGCGCCGGACTTCGGCGATCGTTTTGTTCAGGCGGCTCTGGAGTCCTTCAATGGCATCGACATCATCGTCAACAATGCCGGATATACTTGGGACTCGGTGATCCAGAAAATGACCGATGAGCAATTCCAGGCCATGCTGGATGTTCACCTGATTGCACCGTTTCGCATCCTGCGCGCGGCCTCCGAACCGATCCGCGTTTTTTCGAAACAGGAAGCCGCACGCGGTGAAGAAGTGTTCCGCAAGGTCGTCAACATCTCGTCGATGGCAGGTACAGGCGGCAATCCGGGGCAGGCGAACTATTCGTCTGCAAAGGCCGCGCTGGTCGGCCTCACCAAGACGCTGTCGAAGGAGTGGGGACGCTACAAGGTGAATGTCAATTGTGTCGCATATGGTGTGATTGATACGCGCCTGACTCAGTCAATTGAAAAGTCCGGCGGGACTGTTGAAATTGACGGCAAGCAACTCGCCGTGGGTGTGCCGGAGGCGATGCGCGCTTCATTGAAGACGATGGTGCCGATTGGCCGCGCCGGAACAACAGAAGAGGCCGCAGGCGCGATCCATTTCTTCTGCAGCCCTGACAGCAACTATGTCAGTGGTCAGGTCCTGCTCGTTGGAGGTGGTTTCAGCATCTGA
- a CDS encoding long-chain-fatty-acid--CoA ligase yields MMNLTNGLQRSAFLFPDRVATIFGERRRSWKDVHERVTRLAGAMVRRGIKPGDRVASVAVNSDRFFELYFAVAWAGAVIVPGNFRWSAPEHVYALNDSGAKLVFLDGQFTGMAGRLLEECPSLEAAIYMDDGQAPDGLLDFEQLIAQSDPIEDRCGHGSELCGLFYTGGTTGRSKGVMLSHESLIGNYMCRNLTVPRTEEQIYIHSAPMFHLADAAAVYGLTFTGGTHVIISSFTPENFVKAVTAERCTDATLVPSMLGMLQEYLTANGGDLSSVTSLVYGASAISETLVRQVMELFPNASLTQAYGQTELSPCATLLTPEHHRAALKGKPWLRSAGQPMCGIQINIVDENMTSLPLGAVGEIAVSGPGVMLGYWNQPELTSETLVDGWVRTGDAGYMDEEGFVYVVDRVKDMIISGGENVYSAEVENALSSHSAIQECAVIGVPDEKWGERIHAIVRLKAGEKATEEEIAAHCRDSIAGYKCPRSIEFREEPLPLSAQGKILKVELRKPYWQDTERNIG; encoded by the coding sequence ATGATGAATCTCACGAATGGACTTCAAAGGTCGGCGTTTCTTTTTCCCGACCGGGTCGCGACAATATTTGGTGAGCGCAGACGAAGCTGGAAAGATGTACACGAGCGCGTTACGCGACTGGCCGGAGCGATGGTCAGGCGGGGGATCAAACCCGGCGATCGTGTGGCCTCAGTCGCGGTAAACAGCGATCGATTCTTCGAATTGTATTTTGCGGTGGCCTGGGCCGGTGCTGTCATCGTTCCAGGGAATTTCCGCTGGAGCGCTCCGGAACATGTCTACGCCTTGAATGACAGCGGGGCCAAGCTGGTTTTCCTGGATGGACAGTTCACTGGCATGGCCGGTCGCCTGCTTGAGGAATGTCCTTCGCTGGAGGCGGCCATTTATATGGATGACGGACAGGCACCGGACGGCCTGCTTGATTTCGAACAGCTCATTGCCCAGTCAGACCCGATCGAGGATCGCTGTGGTCATGGAAGCGAACTCTGCGGGCTTTTCTATACAGGTGGCACGACGGGGCGTTCCAAAGGGGTTATGCTGTCGCATGAGAGCCTCATCGGAAACTATATGTGCCGGAACCTGACCGTTCCCCGTACTGAGGAACAGATCTACATTCATTCCGCCCCGATGTTTCATCTTGCAGATGCGGCCGCAGTTTACGGTCTGACCTTCACCGGTGGGACCCACGTGATCATTTCGAGCTTTACGCCCGAGAACTTCGTAAAAGCAGTTACAGCAGAAAGATGCACTGATGCCACGCTTGTTCCGAGTATGCTCGGAATGCTTCAGGAATACCTGACCGCAAATGGGGGCGATCTTTCATCGGTCACCTCGCTTGTTTACGGAGCTTCAGCGATTTCCGAGACACTTGTGCGGCAGGTGATGGAGCTCTTTCCCAATGCATCGCTAACGCAAGCCTATGGACAAACAGAATTGTCCCCCTGCGCGACCTTGCTGACGCCGGAACATCACCGTGCCGCCTTGAAGGGAAAGCCATGGCTGCGCTCGGCGGGGCAACCGATGTGCGGTATACAGATCAACATTGTAGACGAAAACATGACATCGCTTCCATTAGGCGCTGTGGGTGAGATTGCGGTCAGCGGGCCTGGCGTGATGTTGGGATACTGGAATCAGCCTGAGCTGACATCAGAAACACTGGTCGATGGATGGGTGCGAACGGGTGATGCGGGCTATATGGATGAGGAAGGCTTTGTATATGTCGTTGATCGCGTCAAGGACATGATCATCTCCGGCGGGGAGAACGTGTACTCTGCGGAGGTCGAAAACGCGCTGTCCTCCCATTCCGCGATACAGGAATGCGCTGTTATCGGTGTGCCGGACGAAAAGTGGGGCGAGCGGATTCATGCCATCGTGCGCCTGAAGGCGGGAGAGAAAGCGACTGAGGAAGAGATCGCAGCTCACTGTAGAGATTCCATTGCCGGCTACAAATGCCCCCGGTCCATCGAGTTTCGCGAAGAGCCTCTGCCGCTGTCCGCGCAAGGCAAGATTCTCAAGGTCGAGCTTCGCAAACCCTATTGGCAAGATACTGAGCGCAATATCGGCTAA
- a CDS encoding enoyl-CoA hydratase: MNTTQDFSFIRFDTPRDHVARITLARADKHNAQNYDMLYEINDALDAAMYDDDIKVVIIAADGKNFSSGHDLQDLGADHKPLLGIGGHEHPGPQGYMAREQEVYLGLCWRWRNLPKPIIAQVQGKAIAGGLMLIWPFDIIIASEDAEFSDPVVAFDMNGHEYFVHVWEVGHRKAKQMLFTGDAIGAAEAKTLGMVNEVVPREKLEDVTLDMASKIALRPAAGLKMAKMSVNQSLDAQGMWTALQSAFNLHHFGHANNLANHGKLVDPRGTDVIRAGARSKAKPT; this comes from the coding sequence ATGAACACGACGCAGGATTTCAGCTTCATTCGCTTTGATACGCCACGTGATCATGTCGCCCGCATCACGCTAGCGCGCGCCGACAAGCACAACGCGCAGAATTATGACATGTTGTATGAAATCAACGATGCGCTGGATGCGGCCATGTATGATGATGATATCAAGGTCGTCATCATCGCGGCTGATGGAAAGAACTTTTCATCCGGACACGACCTTCAGGACCTCGGTGCCGATCATAAACCGCTTTTGGGCATTGGGGGCCATGAACATCCTGGCCCGCAAGGATATATGGCCAGGGAGCAGGAGGTCTATCTCGGCCTTTGCTGGCGGTGGAGAAATCTGCCCAAGCCAATCATCGCCCAGGTTCAGGGCAAGGCGATTGCCGGTGGACTCATGCTGATCTGGCCTTTCGACATCATCATTGCCAGCGAGGACGCAGAATTTTCTGACCCTGTCGTCGCGTTCGACATGAATGGGCATGAGTATTTCGTCCACGTATGGGAAGTGGGCCATCGCAAGGCCAAGCAAATGCTGTTCACGGGTGATGCGATTGGCGCTGCGGAAGCCAAGACCCTTGGCATGGTCAACGAAGTTGTGCCTCGCGAAAAGCTGGAAGACGTCACGCTCGATATGGCGTCAAAGATCGCACTGCGTCCTGCAGCGGGCCTGAAGATGGCAAAAATGAGTGTCAATCAGTCACTTGATGCGCAAGGCATGTGGACGGCACTGCAATCGGCTTTCAACCTTCATCATTTCGGCCACGCCAACAATCTCGCCAATCATGGCAAACTTGTCGATCCTCGCGGTACGGACGTGATCCGGGCTGGCGCCCGGTCGAAAGCGAAGCCCACATAG
- a CDS encoding TetR/AcrR family transcriptional regulator has translation MSQTAQSKRPRGRPRLDRRHEEVLTCAAAMFSSRGYAATTLEDIGAELGLTRPGLYYYAKSKDDLLNQCYAWSFKKLTDRVNAELGDGTGRERLARFFQIYSEAVCDDASRCFLASENHFLTPESQKEAAKRVSEVNRIVGGLIDQGIADGSLAQCDRKYALIVLFGAFNSLPKLYKHKGPPPDEMGQNLFNFIINGLLPKP, from the coding sequence TTGTCTCAGACTGCTCAGTCCAAACGCCCTCGCGGCAGACCCAGACTTGACCGGCGTCATGAGGAGGTCCTGACGTGCGCGGCAGCGATGTTCAGTTCGCGAGGATATGCTGCCACGACCCTGGAAGACATTGGGGCCGAACTGGGACTCACGCGCCCCGGCTTGTACTATTATGCGAAGAGCAAGGATGACCTGCTGAACCAGTGTTATGCATGGAGCTTCAAGAAGCTCACGGACCGCGTGAATGCGGAACTTGGCGACGGCACGGGACGGGAACGGCTCGCCCGGTTCTTTCAGATTTACAGCGAGGCTGTATGCGATGACGCATCCCGCTGCTTCCTCGCATCCGAGAATCATTTTCTCACCCCTGAGAGCCAGAAAGAAGCGGCTAAACGAGTGTCCGAAGTAAACAGGATCGTTGGTGGCCTGATAGATCAGGGCATTGCTGATGGATCTCTGGCCCAATGCGACCGGAAGTACGCCCTGATTGTGCTTTTCGGCGCATTCAACTCGCTACCCAAACTCTATAAGCATAAGGGACCTCCACCCGACGAGATGGGACAGAATCTGTTCAATTTCATCATTAACGGATTGCTGCCGAAGCCATAG